The Orcinus orca chromosome 16, mOrcOrc1.1, whole genome shotgun sequence genome includes a window with the following:
- the UBALD1 gene encoding UBA-like domain-containing protein 1 isoform X2 has product MSVNMDELKHQTALSAFFQETNIPYSHHHHQMMCTPANTPATPPNFPDALTMFSRLKASESFHSGGSGSPMAATATSPPPHFPLAATGSFAAPSWPAAASPPGGAQHHQPQQPPLWTPAPPSPVSDWPPLVPQQAASEPRAHPAMEAER; this is encoded by the exons ATGTCCGTGAACATGGACGAGCTCAAGCACCAG ACGGCCCTCAGCGCCTTTTTCCAAGAGACCAACATCCCCTAcagccaccatcaccaccagatG ATGTGCACTCCAGCCAACACCCCCGCCACGCCCCCCAACTTCCCCGATGCCCTCACCATGTTCTCCCGTCTCAAGGCCTCCGAGAGCTTCCACAGCGGAGGCAGCGGCAGCCCGATGGCCGCCACGGCCACGTCGCCCCCGCCGCACTTCCCACTCGCCGCCACCGGCAGCTTCGCGGCACCCAGCTGGCCGGCTGCGGCCTCGCCCCCAGGGGGGGCACAGCACCACCAGCCGCAGCAGCCGCCCCTGTGGACTCCGGCACCCCCTTCCCCGGTGTCAGACTGGCCGCCCCTGGTCCCCCAACAGGCCGCCTCAGAACCCAGAGCCCACCCTGCCATGGAGGCCGAGAGATAA
- the UBALD1 gene encoding UBA-like domain-containing protein 1 isoform X1 gives MSVNMDELKHQVMINQFVLTAGCAADQAKQLLQAAHWQFETALSAFFQETNIPYSHHHHQMMCTPANTPATPPNFPDALTMFSRLKASESFHSGGSGSPMAATATSPPPHFPLAATGSFAAPSWPAAASPPGGAQHHQPQQPPLWTPAPPSPVSDWPPLVPQQAASEPRAHPAMEAER, from the exons ATGTCCGTGAACATGGACGAGCTCAAGCACCAGGTCATGATCAACCAGTTCGTGCTGACGGCCGGCTGCGCAGCCGATCAGGCGAAGCAGCTGCTGCAGGCGGCCCACTGGCAGTTCGAG ACGGCCCTCAGCGCCTTTTTCCAAGAGACCAACATCCCCTAcagccaccatcaccaccagatG ATGTGCACTCCAGCCAACACCCCCGCCACGCCCCCCAACTTCCCCGATGCCCTCACCATGTTCTCCCGTCTCAAGGCCTCCGAGAGCTTCCACAGCGGAGGCAGCGGCAGCCCGATGGCCGCCACGGCCACGTCGCCCCCGCCGCACTTCCCACTCGCCGCCACCGGCAGCTTCGCGGCACCCAGCTGGCCGGCTGCGGCCTCGCCCCCAGGGGGGGCACAGCACCACCAGCCGCAGCAGCCGCCCCTGTGGACTCCGGCACCCCCTTCCCCGGTGTCAGACTGGCCGCCCCTGGTCCCCCAACAGGCCGCCTCAGAACCCAGAGCCCACCCTGCCATGGAGGCCGAGAGATAA